The following are encoded together in the Oryzias melastigma strain HK-1 linkage group LG17, ASM292280v2, whole genome shotgun sequence genome:
- the ccr9a gene encoding C-C chemokine receptor type 9a, which translates to MMMDDMQLINSTSSHDILTAMTSQGPLSSDPNSTTEDYDDYSVENIPDLMCDRSSVRAFRSQYEPPLFLIIAVVGGIGNLIVVWIYLNVRRRLKTMTDMYLLNLAVADVLFLVTLPLWAAEATSSWTFGSAFCKINSALYKVNLFSSMLLLTCISVDRYIVIVQSTKAQNSQMERRRLSQLICAGVWLVALLLAIPELVFATPAKVENQYFCRMVFPSDLGNRTKILVLSLQVSMGFCLPFIVMVFCYSVIVAKLVKTRNFQKHKAMRVILSVVVVFVVSQLPYNTTLVMEAMQATNMTVTDCNRVKALDMAGQVLKSLAYMHACLNPFLYVFVGVRFRHDVVQMLRCCFSLPPTKVSSFGKTRSPLSSTRASVMSDSETSQALSL; encoded by the exons ATGATG ATGGATGACATGCAGCTCATCAACTCCACTTCCTCTCATGACATCCTGACCGCCATGACCTCCCAG GGTCCGCTGAGTTCTGATCCGAACTCCACCACTGAAGACTACGATGATTATTCGGTGGAGAACATCCCCGACCTGATGTGTGACCGGTCCTCAGTGCGTGCCTTCAGATCGCAGTATGAGCCGCCCCTCTTCTTGATCATTGCTGTTGTCGGGGGCATCGGGAACCTGATCGTGGTGTGGATCTACCTGAACGTCCGTCGGCGGCTGAAGACCATGACAGACATGTACCTGCTGAACCTGGCGGTGGCAGACGTCCTGTTCTTGGTCACGCTGCCGCTCTGGGCGGCTGAGGCAACGTCCAGCTGGACATTTGGCTCCGCCTTCTGTAAGATAAACTCCGCCCTCTACAAGGTGAACCTGTTCAGTAGCATGCTGCTACTCACGTGCATCAGCGTTGACCGCTACATCGTCATCGTGCAGTCAACCAAAGCCCAGAACTCACAGATGGAGCGGCGCCGCCTGAGCCAGCTGATCTGCGCTGGAGTGTGGCTGGTGGCCCTGTTGCTCGCCATACCTGAGCTGGTGTTTGCCACGCCCGCTAAAGTGGAGAACCAATACTTCTGCAGGATGGTTTTCCCCTCCGACCTGGGAAACCGCACCAAGATCCTGGTGTTGTCGCTGCAGGTGAGCATGGGCTTCTGCCTGCCCTTCATCGTCATGGTCTTCTGCTACAGCGTCATCGTCGCCAAGCTGGTCAAGACCCGCAACTTCCAGAAGCACAAGGCCATGCGCGTCATCCTGAGCGTGGTGGTGGTGTTTGTGGTGTCACAGCTCCCCTACAACACCACGCTGGTGATGGAGGCCATGCAAGCCACCAACATGACTGTGACGGACTGTAATAGGGTGAAGGCCCTGGACATGGCGGGCCAGGTCCTCAAGAGTCTGGCCTACATGCACGCCTGCCTCAACCCTTTCCTCTATGTGTTTGTTGGAGTGCGCTTTCGCCACGACGTGGTGCAGATGCTGCGCTGCTGCTTCAGTCTGCCACCCACCAAAGTCAGCTCCTTCGGGAAGACCAGGAGTCCTCTTAGCTCCACCAGAGCCTCTGTGATGTCTGACAGCGAAACCTCACAGGCGCTGTCGTTGTAG